A single window of Archangium gephyra DNA harbors:
- a CDS encoding TolC family protein has translation MRTPHDLSQPASTSGGRRHALGHLALVLALCSPLVALAQAETRTPSPRAASIPALSADPTLTQLLAEALEARPELHQAEAQVRAARERVPQAGALPDPVLQVGIQNDGFSGLMIGEMEGSYFSIMASQSLPFPGKRALRTEVAQLGATAASTQVARTRLSIEAEVRRGYLDLLLTRERLILLERLQLLWKQSADMARIRYETGEGAQSDLLRAQLELNRLRQRQLALRAEERVRVQTLNRLSGRPLETPLPTTTRVRDVGVPELGDVEAAEKDALERSPELAQQRAWVAQAGQQVALARRERLPDFTVSAGVMPRGGDFPPMWQANVGVTLPVFSGSKQNRVVAESNAQAEATTRAAEALEQVLRLRVRERLIALEALRDTAAIYRDGLLMQSAATAESTLTQYRVGRASFASVLEANTGIIRDEEDYLRTLADAQRLAIAQAEVSLEPVTSLGGSAQTAGGMPGAGSTPSAPASGAAPAGGSPGAAASSSSSSMSGM, from the coding sequence GTGCGAACCCCTCACGACCTCTCCCAGCCAGCTTCCACCTCGGGCGGGCGACGCCATGCGCTCGGGCACCTCGCCCTCGTGCTCGCGCTGTGCTCGCCCCTGGTGGCACTCGCGCAGGCGGAGACTCGCACGCCCTCCCCGCGGGCGGCCTCCATACCGGCGCTGTCGGCGGACCCGACGCTGACACAGCTCCTCGCGGAAGCCCTCGAGGCCCGCCCGGAACTGCACCAGGCCGAGGCCCAGGTCCGCGCCGCCCGCGAGCGTGTGCCCCAGGCCGGAGCCCTGCCGGACCCGGTGCTGCAGGTGGGCATCCAGAACGACGGTTTCAGCGGCCTCATGATCGGCGAGATGGAGGGCAGCTACTTCAGCATCATGGCCTCCCAGTCCCTGCCCTTCCCCGGCAAGCGCGCGCTGCGCACCGAGGTCGCCCAGCTCGGCGCCACGGCCGCGTCGACGCAGGTAGCGCGCACACGGCTGTCCATCGAGGCCGAGGTGCGCCGGGGCTACCTCGACCTGCTGCTGACGCGAGAGCGGCTGATATTGCTGGAGCGCCTCCAGTTGCTCTGGAAGCAGTCCGCCGACATGGCCCGCATCCGCTATGAGACCGGCGAGGGGGCCCAGTCCGACCTGCTGCGCGCCCAGCTCGAGCTCAACCGGCTGCGCCAGCGACAGCTCGCCCTGCGCGCCGAGGAGCGCGTCCGGGTGCAGACGCTGAACCGGCTGAGCGGCCGGCCCCTGGAGACGCCCCTGCCCACCACCACGCGCGTGCGTGACGTGGGAGTGCCCGAGCTCGGCGACGTCGAAGCCGCGGAGAAGGACGCGCTCGAGCGCAGCCCCGAGCTGGCCCAGCAGCGCGCGTGGGTGGCGCAGGCCGGACAGCAGGTGGCACTGGCGCGCCGGGAACGTCTGCCCGACTTCACCGTGAGCGCCGGGGTGATGCCGCGCGGCGGGGACTTCCCTCCCATGTGGCAGGCCAACGTGGGCGTCACCCTGCCCGTCTTCTCCGGGAGCAAGCAGAACCGCGTGGTGGCCGAGAGCAACGCCCAGGCCGAGGCCACCACCCGCGCGGCGGAGGCCCTGGAGCAGGTGCTGCGCCTCCGGGTGCGCGAGCGCCTCATCGCCCTCGAGGCGCTGCGCGATACGGCGGCCATCTACCGCGATGGCCTGTTGATGCAGTCGGCGGCGACGGCCGAGAGCACCCTGACGCAGTACCGCGTCGGGCGCGCCTCCTTCGCCTCGGTGCTGGAGGCCAACACCGGCATCATCCGCGACGAGGAGGACTACCTGCGCACGCTCGCCGATGCGCAGCGCCTCGCCATCGCCCAGGCCGAGGTGAGCCTGGAGCCCGTGACGTCCCTGGGCGGCAGCGCCCAGACGGCGGGCGGCATGCCCGGTGCGGGGAGCACGCCGTCCGCTCCCGCGAGTGGCGCCGCTCCAGCGGGTGGCTCGCCGGGTGCCGCCGCCTCTTCTTCCTCTTCCTCCATGTCAGGGATGTAG
- a CDS encoding efflux RND transporter periplasmic adaptor subunit, with protein MSLETPPLPPSPPPARRRFGAAALIVTALGSAVLGGGAVHLLSHGDDAHEAHAPATAGTTTPATSEPAATKYQCPMHPSIVQDQPGKCPICGMDLVPMTPAPASAGDPSAPAVEGLAPVTIDPSRQQLIGLRTAPVTEGKVGGTWRTNGRVAMDETRVRRVTLKVPAFVERVYADFTGKPVQRGEPLFSVYSPELLAAQEEYLLALRTRQALGQAGGMSADGDALVSAARRKLQLWDVPQSTLERLAETGEATRSLTLVSPISGVITKKDVVEGARLEVGATPYEIVDLSRVWVLADVYESELRNVKVGMPATLQLKAFPNRIFAGKVAFLDPVLDPATRTLKVRLEFPNPEGDLRPEMFGEVVLRGTTREGLRIPSDAVVPTGTTQVVFVALGGGRFQPREVRLGESDGKSVEVISGLKAGDEVVTGANFLVDSESRLRASLAALAASSSGSAPAAPAPASPPAATPPGASGHGGH; from the coding sequence ATGTCTCTCGAGACGCCCCCACTGCCCCCCTCGCCGCCTCCCGCGCGCCGCCGCTTCGGAGCCGCCGCGCTCATCGTGACGGCGCTGGGCAGCGCTGTCCTCGGCGGTGGCGCCGTCCACCTGCTGTCGCACGGGGATGACGCACACGAGGCCCACGCACCGGCCACGGCGGGCACCACCACCCCAGCCACCTCCGAGCCAGCGGCCACGAAATACCAGTGCCCGATGCACCCGAGCATCGTGCAGGACCAGCCGGGCAAGTGCCCCATCTGCGGCATGGACCTGGTGCCGATGACGCCCGCGCCGGCTTCCGCCGGTGACCCGAGCGCCCCCGCGGTGGAGGGCCTGGCTCCCGTCACCATCGACCCGTCGCGCCAGCAGCTCATCGGCCTGCGCACCGCGCCGGTGACGGAGGGCAAGGTGGGGGGAACGTGGCGGACCAATGGGCGCGTGGCCATGGACGAGACCCGCGTGCGCCGCGTCACCCTGAAGGTGCCCGCCTTCGTCGAGCGCGTGTACGCGGACTTCACCGGCAAGCCGGTGCAGCGCGGTGAGCCGCTCTTCTCCGTCTACAGCCCCGAGCTGCTCGCGGCCCAGGAGGAGTACCTGCTGGCCCTGCGCACCCGGCAGGCCCTGGGCCAGGCCGGCGGGATGTCCGCGGATGGCGATGCGCTGGTCTCGGCGGCCCGGCGCAAGCTGCAGCTGTGGGACGTGCCGCAGTCCACCCTCGAGCGGCTCGCCGAGACGGGCGAGGCCACCCGCTCCCTCACCCTGGTGTCGCCCATCTCCGGCGTCATCACCAAGAAGGACGTCGTGGAGGGCGCGCGGCTGGAAGTGGGCGCCACGCCCTATGAGATCGTCGACCTGTCGCGCGTGTGGGTGCTCGCCGACGTGTATGAAAGCGAGCTGAGAAACGTCAAGGTGGGCATGCCCGCCACGCTCCAGCTCAAAGCGTTCCCCAACCGCATCTTCGCCGGGAAGGTGGCGTTCCTGGATCCGGTGCTCGACCCCGCCACGCGCACCCTCAAGGTCCGCCTGGAGTTCCCCAACCCCGAAGGCGACCTGCGCCCCGAGATGTTCGGCGAGGTGGTGCTCCGGGGCACGACGCGCGAGGGGCTGAGGATTCCCTCCGACGCCGTCGTCCCCACCGGCACCACCCAGGTCGTCTTCGTGGCGCTCGGCGGCGGCCGCTTCCAACCGCGCGAGGTCCGCCTGGGCGAGTCGGATGGAAAGAGCGTGGAGGTGATCTCGGGCCTGAAGGCGGGCGATGAGGTCGTCACCGGCGCCAACTTCCTCGTCGACTCCGAATCGCGCCTGCGCGCCTCGCTCGCGGCGCTGGCCGCCTCGTCCTCGGGGAGCGCCCCGGCGGCGCCTGCTCCCGCTTCGCCCCCCGCGGCGACTCCCCCCGGCGCCTCCGGCCACGGAGGCCACTGA
- a CDS encoding sigma-54-dependent transcriptional regulator, translating to MEPRGRVLVVDDKENILKLFARLLGDTYEVTCAEDGARALALVAAQEFDVVVSDVRMPGADGFEVLRAVKSRHPDTEVVMMTGYATVPDAVEAMRAGAFDYLQKPFLPDAPVELVARAMERRRLRLQAESLGQKSPGSDFAFAGAVGRSAAMQEAHRLLEQAARLDITVLLTGETGTGKELAARAVHLNSARREKPFVAVNCGALPAELVESELFGHGKGAFTGAAQAKAGLFEEAHGGTLFLDEVGELPLNAQVKLLRVLQEREVRRVGETRPVQVDVRVVAATHRDLRAAAAQGRFREDLFYRLNVFPVQLPPLRERKEDIPLLAAHLLDKHCKAMGRSLEGMTPEALRTLVGYPWPGNVRELENALMRAVAVATGPVVTERDLPQEVRERQEGALPGGAAKHLPYRDALDLARDRFSREYLTALLRDFEGNVTRAAEHAGIERESLHRLLKRYSIRSDDFKPR from the coding sequence ATGGAGCCGCGTGGACGTGTGCTGGTGGTGGACGACAAGGAGAACATCCTCAAGCTCTTCGCCCGGCTGCTGGGGGACACCTATGAGGTGACGTGCGCGGAGGACGGAGCGCGCGCGCTGGCGCTGGTGGCGGCGCAGGAGTTCGACGTCGTGGTGTCCGACGTCCGCATGCCCGGGGCGGATGGCTTCGAGGTGCTGCGCGCCGTGAAGTCCCGCCATCCCGACACCGAGGTGGTGATGATGACGGGCTACGCCACGGTGCCGGACGCGGTGGAGGCGATGCGGGCGGGCGCCTTCGACTATCTCCAGAAGCCCTTCCTTCCGGATGCCCCCGTCGAACTGGTCGCACGGGCCATGGAGCGGCGGCGGTTGCGCCTCCAGGCGGAGAGCCTCGGGCAGAAGTCGCCGGGCTCGGACTTCGCCTTCGCCGGGGCCGTGGGCCGCAGCGCGGCGATGCAGGAGGCGCATCGGCTCCTCGAGCAGGCGGCGCGCCTGGACATCACCGTGCTGCTGACGGGCGAGACGGGCACGGGCAAGGAGCTGGCGGCGCGGGCCGTCCACCTCAACAGTGCCCGGCGGGAGAAGCCCTTCGTCGCGGTCAACTGTGGGGCCCTGCCGGCGGAGCTCGTGGAGAGCGAGCTGTTCGGCCACGGCAAGGGCGCCTTCACCGGTGCGGCCCAGGCGAAGGCGGGCCTCTTCGAGGAGGCCCACGGCGGAACGCTCTTCCTGGACGAGGTGGGGGAGCTGCCGCTCAACGCGCAGGTGAAGCTGTTGCGCGTGTTGCAGGAGCGCGAGGTCCGGCGCGTGGGCGAGACGAGGCCCGTGCAGGTGGACGTGCGGGTGGTGGCCGCCACCCACCGGGACCTGCGTGCGGCCGCGGCCCAGGGACGCTTCCGGGAGGATCTCTTCTACCGGCTCAATGTCTTCCCGGTGCAGCTGCCGCCCCTGCGTGAGCGCAAGGAGGACATTCCGCTGCTGGCGGCCCACCTGCTCGACAAGCACTGCAAGGCGATGGGGCGCTCGCTGGAGGGGATGACGCCGGAGGCGCTGCGGACGCTCGTGGGCTACCCGTGGCCGGGCAACGTGCGCGAGCTGGAGAACGCGCTGATGCGCGCGGTGGCGGTGGCCACGGGGCCTGTCGTGACGGAGCGCGACCTGCCGCAAGAGGTGCGGGAGCGGCAGGAAGGGGCCCTGCCGGGTGGGGCGGCGAAGCACCTGCCCTACAGGGATGCGCTCGACCTGGCGAGGGATCGCTTCTCGCGCGAGTACCTCACGGCCCTGCTGCGCGACTTCGAGGGCAACGTCACCCGTGCCGCCGAGCACGCCGGCATCGAGCGCGAGAGCCTGCACCGGCTGCTGAAGCGCTACAGCATCCGCTCCGACGACTTCAAGCCGCGGTAG
- a CDS encoding cupredoxin domain-containing protein, with amino-acid sequence MKTLLMGALTALSLAAAPANKSSGVRTVEISVTSKGFEPASVTVKAGHTVRLVITRKTDRTCAKEIILDDLGINQPLPLDTPVTLEFTPSESGTLRYACAMDHIGGIVTIQ; translated from the coding sequence ATGAAGACCCTCCTGATGGGAGCCCTGACGGCCCTGAGCCTCGCCGCCGCCCCAGCCAACAAGAGCAGTGGAGTCCGTACCGTGGAGATCTCCGTGACGTCCAAGGGCTTCGAGCCCGCCAGCGTGACGGTGAAGGCGGGACACACGGTCCGCCTCGTCATCACCCGCAAGACGGACAGGACGTGCGCCAAGGAGATCATCCTGGACGACCTGGGCATCAACCAGCCCCTGCCCCTGGACACGCCGGTGACCCTGGAGTTCACCCCCAGCGAGTCGGGCACGCTGCGCTACGCCTGCGCCATGGACCACATCGGCGGGATCGTCACCATCCAGTAG
- a CDS encoding neutral/alkaline ceramidase has product MLVLAACGQRGSREARTDGGLPVGRGGQGLGGTCAGQQSFLIGSGIHDITGPAAEVGMMGYVELKQQTAGIHQRLRSRAFVIASPCNGKRVVFVSADLGMVFQGVKQEVVRRLKAAFGPLYSDDNVLLSATHTHSGPGGYSHYALYNLSTFGFEPRNFELIVQGIYQSIVRAHEHLAPGHITLAAGDLPDASRNRSPEAYQLNPPEERARYADDTDKRMTLLRFTKDSGAEVGLINWFAVHPTSMGQENRYISGDNKGYASYLFEKAKGTRYDATGDTFVAAFAQANEGDVTPNIFGGEDGGGRDDFESTALSGRKQYERAASLYASASQPLTGGVDFRHVYVKMDDVEVRPAFTGGPPAHTCTAAFGLSMLSGAEDGPGVGGGEGATCAAIHDLWSAFTCTTTTTACQAEKPIVLEMGSMKPFPWSPEVLPLQLVTLGNVALVAVPFELTTMAGRRLRETVRARLEPAGVTEVVIAGLSNAYAGYVATREEYARQEYEGASTQFGPWTLAALQQEFDALAVALREGVSVSPGPTPRDLCHQQGRLRPGVLLDDKPLWARFGGVFSDAREAYSRGETVRVTFWGGHPKNNPRLQGTFLRVQRRAGLLWEDVAYDWDWETKYTWRRSYCMPTLACSHVLIEWAIPPDAVPGTYRIVHEGDWKSGWDGRVRPYRGTSRTFTVE; this is encoded by the coding sequence ATGCTGGTGCTCGCCGCCTGCGGCCAGCGCGGCTCGCGCGAGGCGCGCACGGACGGAGGGCTCCCCGTGGGGAGGGGCGGGCAGGGGCTCGGTGGCACCTGTGCCGGGCAGCAGTCGTTCCTCATTGGCAGTGGCATCCATGACATCACCGGCCCCGCCGCCGAGGTGGGGATGATGGGGTACGTGGAGCTGAAGCAGCAGACGGCCGGCATCCACCAGCGCCTGCGCTCGCGCGCCTTCGTCATCGCCTCGCCGTGCAACGGCAAGCGCGTGGTGTTCGTGAGCGCGGACCTGGGCATGGTGTTCCAGGGCGTGAAGCAGGAGGTGGTGCGCCGGTTGAAGGCCGCCTTCGGGCCGCTCTACTCGGACGACAACGTGCTGCTGAGCGCCACGCACACGCACAGCGGGCCCGGGGGCTACTCGCACTACGCCCTCTACAACCTGAGCACGTTCGGCTTCGAGCCCAGGAACTTCGAGCTCATCGTCCAGGGCATCTACCAGTCCATCGTCCGCGCGCACGAGCACCTGGCGCCGGGCCACATCACCCTCGCGGCGGGGGACCTGCCCGACGCGAGCCGCAACCGCTCGCCCGAGGCCTACCAGCTCAACCCGCCCGAGGAGCGTGCGCGCTACGCGGACGACACGGACAAGCGGATGACGCTCCTGCGCTTCACGAAGGACTCGGGCGCGGAGGTGGGGCTCATCAACTGGTTCGCGGTGCACCCCACGTCCATGGGGCAGGAGAACCGGTACATCAGCGGCGACAACAAGGGCTACGCCTCCTATCTCTTCGAGAAGGCGAAGGGCACGCGCTACGACGCCACCGGGGACACCTTCGTGGCGGCCTTCGCGCAGGCCAACGAGGGGGATGTGACGCCCAACATCTTCGGCGGCGAGGACGGGGGTGGCCGGGACGACTTCGAGAGCACGGCGCTCTCCGGCCGCAAGCAGTACGAGCGCGCCGCCTCCCTCTACGCGAGCGCCAGCCAGCCCCTCACCGGCGGCGTGGACTTCCGGCACGTGTACGTGAAGATGGATGACGTGGAGGTGCGGCCCGCCTTCACGGGAGGCCCTCCGGCGCACACCTGCACGGCGGCCTTCGGCCTCTCCATGCTGTCGGGCGCGGAGGACGGGCCGGGCGTGGGAGGAGGCGAGGGCGCGACGTGTGCCGCCATCCACGACCTGTGGAGCGCCTTCACCTGCACCACCACCACCACGGCCTGTCAGGCGGAGAAGCCCATCGTGCTGGAGATGGGCTCGATGAAGCCCTTCCCGTGGAGTCCCGAGGTGCTGCCCCTGCAGCTCGTCACGCTGGGCAACGTGGCGCTGGTGGCGGTGCCCTTCGAGCTGACCACCATGGCGGGGCGCCGCCTGCGCGAGACGGTGCGGGCGCGGCTGGAGCCCGCGGGGGTGACGGAGGTGGTCATCGCCGGCCTGTCCAACGCCTACGCCGGCTACGTGGCCACGCGCGAGGAGTACGCCCGGCAGGAGTACGAGGGCGCCTCCACCCAGTTCGGGCCCTGGACGCTGGCGGCGCTCCAGCAGGAGTTCGACGCGCTGGCGGTGGCCCTGCGCGAGGGCGTGTCCGTGTCTCCGGGGCCCACGCCGCGCGACCTGTGCCACCAGCAGGGCCGGCTGCGGCCCGGAGTGCTCCTCGACGACAAGCCGCTGTGGGCACGCTTCGGAGGCGTCTTCTCCGACGCGCGTGAAGCCTATTCGCGGGGCGAGACGGTGCGCGTCACCTTCTGGGGCGGGCACCCGAAGAACAATCCGCGTCTCCAGGGCACCTTCCTGCGCGTGCAGCGCCGCGCGGGCCTGCTCTGGGAGGACGTGGCGTACGACTGGGACTGGGAGACGAAGTACACGTGGCGGCGCAGCTACTGCATGCCCACCCTGGCCTGCTCGCACGTCCTCATCGAGTGGGCCATTCCCCCGGACGCCGTTCCCGGCACCTACCGCATCGTCCACGAGGGCGACTGGAAGTCCGGCTGGGATGGCCGGGTGCGCCCGTACCGGGGCACCTCGCGCACCTTCACGGTGGAGTGA
- a CDS encoding sensor histidine kinase has product MQVPSGTARRLSLALAALVSLFVVSSVLVLVHMREIHSRLVEMQARQHAVRSALEVASAIRDTYAHQAHTLILGNDSHLHFYETAAARVTRLTEEMKVQTLGPEERAWVEDIERAQRSLDTLFREALLPAVLAGRQEDMEREHGRALGLVSQMEERTERLVSHFNLSVDAAEARVGELQSSAFQWTLFFLVGAPLLAMGVGVYIVRSVARPVARLREGAARLAAGDMHARIDIATPDEFGELAGQFNAMTAALREHQERLVQSEKLAGIGRLAAGVAHEINNPLTVILGYVGMMKKKAEGSLREDLQVIEDEAVRSRDIVEDLLALSRPLPAEPEPVDLRALCEEVVERLRQGGQLGAVQVAVEGEARTAGHLTKLRQVVLNLMRNAVDACGEKGRVRVRLVQTEKGAEVHVEDTGPGLSVTARERLFEPFFTTKPSGTGLGLAISQSIVQAHGGNLEAAAGTGPGAHFTVWLPATSQGRA; this is encoded by the coding sequence ATGCAGGTCCCATCGGGCACGGCCCGGCGTCTCAGTCTGGCCCTCGCCGCCCTGGTCTCCCTCTTCGTGGTGTCATCCGTCCTGGTGCTCGTGCACATGCGGGAGATTCATTCCCGCCTGGTCGAGATGCAGGCGCGGCAGCATGCCGTCCGCTCGGCGCTCGAGGTGGCCAGCGCCATCCGCGACACCTACGCCCACCAGGCCCACACCCTCATCCTCGGCAACGACAGCCACCTTCACTTCTATGAGACCGCCGCCGCCCGGGTGACGCGGCTGACGGAGGAGATGAAGGTGCAGACGCTGGGGCCCGAGGAGCGGGCCTGGGTGGAGGACATCGAGCGCGCGCAGCGCTCGCTGGACACGCTCTTCCGCGAGGCGCTCCTGCCCGCGGTGCTGGCGGGACGGCAGGAGGACATGGAGCGCGAGCATGGCCGGGCGCTGGGGCTCGTGTCCCAGATGGAGGAGCGCACGGAGCGGCTGGTGAGCCACTTCAACCTCTCGGTGGATGCGGCCGAGGCCCGGGTGGGCGAGCTCCAGAGCTCCGCCTTCCAGTGGACGCTGTTCTTCCTGGTGGGGGCGCCGCTGCTGGCCATGGGCGTGGGCGTCTACATCGTCCGCTCCGTGGCGCGGCCCGTGGCCCGGCTGCGCGAGGGCGCGGCGCGGCTGGCCGCGGGGGACATGCACGCGCGCATCGATATCGCGACTCCCGACGAGTTCGGCGAGCTGGCCGGCCAGTTCAACGCCATGACGGCGGCGTTGCGCGAGCATCAGGAGCGGCTGGTGCAGAGCGAGAAGCTCGCGGGCATCGGCCGGCTGGCGGCGGGTGTGGCCCATGAGATCAACAATCCGCTCACCGTCATCCTCGGCTATGTGGGGATGATGAAGAAGAAGGCGGAGGGGAGCCTGCGCGAGGACCTCCAGGTCATCGAGGACGAGGCGGTGCGGAGCCGCGACATCGTCGAGGACCTGCTCGCGCTCTCGCGCCCCCTTCCGGCCGAGCCCGAGCCGGTGGACCTGCGGGCCCTGTGTGAAGAGGTGGTGGAGCGCCTGAGGCAGGGAGGGCAGCTGGGCGCCGTGCAGGTGGCGGTGGAAGGCGAGGCGCGGACCGCGGGACACCTGACGAAGCTGCGCCAGGTGGTGCTCAACCTGATGCGCAACGCGGTGGATGCGTGCGGAGAGAAGGGGCGGGTGCGGGTGCGCCTGGTGCAGACGGAGAAGGGGGCCGAGGTGCACGTGGAGGACACGGGCCCGGGCCTGAGCGTCACGGCGCGCGAGCGCCTCTTCGAGCCCTTCTTCACCACGAAGCCCAGTGGAACGGGGCTGGGGCTGGCCATCAGCCAGAGCATCGTGCAGGCGCACGGGGGCAACCTGGAGGCCGCCGCGGGCACGGGGCCGGGTGCGCACTTCACCGTGTGGCTGCCCGCGACGTCGCAGGGGAGGGCGTGA
- a CDS encoding two-component system sensor histidine kinase NtrB, with amino-acid sequence MAYQQLSQVIAFEAESPSRNAGSRMGMLALAESLRSGLSADALRYHFLAEQLSEVVFHLDGQGNLTFLGPTWTALTGLAVEDVLGQPLAEMVHPEERPRVQAMLDAIAARVQASFRLELKLLAAGGPRWVELAAHSSPTGQGEVLGTLTDVTERRQLQARLQQSDKLATLGMLVPGFTHEMNNPLAFMLANLDYLLSSMGDIAGAAPAPQVAEWREAVGEVREGAERLRQLIGHLRSFRSESQGPVDLHALLDSVGQMVSSTLRSRGRLVRDYGARAVVAGSEGGLRQALLNLVLHAVLSLRDGGDTEENEVRLVTREAGGGHVVVEVHDTGAGLPAEQLSHIFEPGFTPHEARPALSVCRDIVRGLGGSITVTSVVGRGTVFRVTLPMAS; translated from the coding sequence ATGGCGTACCAGCAGCTGTCGCAGGTCATCGCCTTCGAGGCCGAGAGCCCATCGCGCAATGCAGGATCGCGTATGGGGATGCTCGCCCTCGCCGAGAGCCTTCGCTCCGGGCTGTCGGCGGATGCGTTGCGCTACCACTTCCTGGCCGAGCAGCTCAGCGAGGTCGTCTTCCACCTCGATGGCCAGGGCAACCTCACCTTCCTGGGCCCCACGTGGACGGCCCTCACCGGGCTGGCCGTGGAGGACGTGCTCGGCCAGCCGCTGGCGGAGATGGTGCACCCGGAGGAGCGGCCGCGCGTGCAGGCCATGCTGGATGCCATCGCCGCGCGGGTGCAGGCCTCCTTCCGGCTCGAGCTCAAGCTGCTGGCGGCCGGTGGCCCCCGGTGGGTGGAGCTGGCCGCGCACAGCTCGCCCACGGGCCAGGGCGAGGTGCTGGGCACGCTCACGGACGTCACCGAGCGCCGGCAGCTCCAGGCGCGGCTGCAGCAGTCCGACAAGCTGGCCACCCTGGGGATGCTCGTGCCGGGCTTCACGCACGAGATGAACAACCCGCTGGCCTTCATGCTGGCCAACCTCGACTACCTGCTCTCCAGCATGGGGGACATCGCCGGAGCCGCTCCGGCCCCCCAGGTGGCCGAGTGGCGCGAGGCGGTGGGCGAGGTGCGCGAGGGCGCCGAGCGGTTGCGGCAGCTGATCGGCCACCTGCGCAGCTTCCGCTCGGAGTCCCAGGGGCCGGTGGACCTGCACGCGCTGCTCGACTCGGTGGGGCAGATGGTGTCCAGCACGCTGCGCTCGCGCGGGCGGTTGGTGCGCGACTACGGGGCCCGGGCGGTGGTCGCCGGCAGCGAGGGCGGACTGCGTCAGGCCCTGCTCAACCTCGTGCTGCACGCCGTGTTGTCGCTGCGGGATGGTGGAGACACGGAGGAGAACGAGGTCCGCCTGGTCACCCGCGAGGCGGGCGGCGGCCACGTGGTGGTCGAGGTGCATGACACCGGAGCCGGTCTCCCCGCCGAGCAGCTCTCCCATATCTTCGAGCCGGGCTTCACCCCGCACGAGGCCCGGCCGGCGCTCTCGGTCTGCCGGGACATCGTCCGGGGGCTCGGGGGCAGCATCACCGTGACGTCCGTGGTGGGCCGGGGGACCGTCTTCCGCGTGACGCTGCCGATGGCCTCTTGA
- a CDS encoding acyltransferase: protein MPWLYFTLKPRHRAWAEAWQKELQDRLRELETVEIAEGCFISPEAHLFAEPGRPIRIIGPGVSIAANAFVHGPVVLEAGVSLNARVSLDGGAGGIHIGEGSRIATGATLYAFDHGLAPDRPVREQPVTSRGIVLGKDVWVGANAGITDGVRLGDHSVVGMGAVVTRDVPPWAIVAGVPARVIGDRRERRRSGTPSASWSPPDDSDP, encoded by the coding sequence ATGCCGTGGCTCTACTTCACGCTCAAGCCGCGCCACCGTGCCTGGGCCGAGGCCTGGCAGAAGGAGCTGCAGGACAGGCTGCGCGAGCTGGAGACGGTGGAGATCGCCGAGGGCTGTTTCATCTCCCCGGAGGCCCACCTGTTCGCCGAGCCGGGCCGGCCCATCCGCATCATCGGCCCCGGTGTGAGCATCGCCGCCAACGCCTTCGTGCACGGGCCCGTGGTGCTCGAGGCCGGCGTGAGCCTCAACGCGCGCGTCAGCCTGGATGGAGGTGCCGGTGGCATCCACATCGGCGAGGGCAGCCGCATCGCCACCGGTGCCACCCTCTATGCCTTCGACCATGGCCTCGCCCCGGACAGGCCCGTGCGCGAGCAGCCCGTCACCTCCCGCGGCATCGTGCTCGGCAAGGACGTATGGGTGGGCGCCAACGCGGGCATCACCGACGGGGTGCGCCTGGGCGACCACTCCGTCGTGGGCATGGGCGCCGTCGTCACCCGCGACGTGCCTCCCTGGGCCATCGTCGCGGGCGTGCCGGCTCGCGTCATCGGCGATCGCCGCGAGCGCCGCCGCTCTGGGACTCCCAGTGCGTCCTGGTCACCACCCGACGATTCCGATCCATGA